Proteins from a single region of Fundidesulfovibrio putealis DSM 16056:
- a CDS encoding 4Fe-4S binding protein, which yields MMGYFEKIAEALKGLGSMVTGLRITGTNFLKPQVTVHYPRQEVDTLATFRGHVELVPSDEDPTQSRCVGCGLCAELCPSNCLRVVAEDPPADSGVCYPSQAGTEMLMPTPRFRVAPPSQTPTVRKLLGHFLTYHTCSLCGLCAQNCPSGALRFSQNVYLAGTARENFEIDLMARLRRQAEKGGTPHA from the coding sequence ATGATGGGATATTTTGAAAAGATTGCAGAGGCATTGAAGGGCTTGGGGAGCATGGTCACGGGTCTTCGGATCACCGGGACCAACTTCCTGAAGCCTCAGGTGACGGTTCATTATCCGCGCCAGGAAGTCGACACGCTGGCCACGTTCAGGGGGCATGTCGAACTGGTGCCATCGGACGAGGACCCGACGCAGTCGCGCTGCGTGGGCTGCGGCCTGTGCGCAGAGTTGTGCCCGTCCAACTGCCTGCGGGTGGTCGCCGAGGACCCTCCCGCCGATTCGGGCGTCTGCTACCCCTCCCAGGCAGGCACGGAGATGCTCATGCCCACCCCGCGCTTCCGGGTGGCTCCGCCAAGCCAGACCCCCACAGTCAGAAAGCTGCTTGGGCACTTCCTCACCTACCACACGTGCAGCCTGTGCGGCCTGTGCGCCCAAAACTGCCCGTCCGGCGCGCTGCGCTTCTCGCAGAACGTCTATCTGGCGGGCACTGCGCGCGAAAACTTCGAGATCGACCTCATGGCCCGGCTGCGCCGCCAGGCCGAAAAGGGAGGCACACCCCATGCGTGA
- a CDS encoding monovalent cation/H+ antiporter subunit D family protein: protein MAEFIESPRLLLPLAITMLAPLAIWRFGARPNQREGVSLLAGLAAFACVCWLAPAVLAGKVWMWTMFTLLPGVTVTFCADGLSLVFALVACFLWMFATSYNIGYMRTLNEHAQTRYYFCFAVAIFGAVGVAFSGNVFTLYLFYELITIFTYPLVAHHQDEEGFSGARKYMVYLMGSSKLFLLPAMVLTYVLAGTLDFNLSDVSRGIFPPDANPTLVSVTYFLFLFGLAKAAIMPLHNWLPGAMVAPTPVSALLHAVAVVKAGVFSLSRVMLSGFGVDLLDKLGLGMVTAYLAAFTIVAASVIALTKDDLKARLAYSTVSQLSYIILGVALLTPMAVSGGLTHIAHHAFSKITLFFAAGAIYVAAHVKKISLMDGLGRKMPFTFAAFSLASLSMIGVPPSCGFASKWMLAGGALQADKMIILIALGASTVLNAAYFTPIIYRAFFKAAPAGAEHHGGEAPLTMVVPLSVTALISIYLGLFPETFLRFVQTFGGY, encoded by the coding sequence ATGGCCGAATTCATCGAAAGCCCGAGGCTGCTTCTGCCTTTGGCCATCACCATGCTCGCGCCGCTGGCAATCTGGCGGTTCGGGGCGCGTCCCAACCAGCGCGAGGGCGTGAGCCTGCTGGCGGGCCTTGCGGCCTTCGCCTGCGTGTGCTGGCTGGCCCCGGCGGTGCTGGCGGGCAAGGTCTGGATGTGGACCATGTTCACGCTGCTGCCGGGCGTCACGGTCACCTTCTGCGCGGACGGCCTGTCCCTGGTGTTCGCCCTGGTGGCCTGCTTCCTGTGGATGTTCGCCACCAGCTACAACATCGGCTACATGCGCACGCTGAACGAGCACGCCCAGACCCGCTATTACTTCTGCTTCGCCGTGGCCATCTTCGGGGCCGTTGGCGTGGCCTTCTCGGGCAACGTGTTCACGCTGTACCTGTTCTACGAGCTCATCACCATCTTCACCTACCCGCTGGTGGCCCACCACCAGGACGAAGAGGGCTTCTCGGGCGCGCGCAAGTACATGGTGTACCTGATGGGCTCTTCCAAGCTCTTTCTGCTGCCAGCCATGGTGCTCACCTACGTGCTGGCAGGGACGCTTGATTTCAACCTGTCGGATGTGTCGCGCGGCATCTTCCCGCCGGACGCCAACCCGACGCTGGTGTCCGTGACCTACTTCCTGTTCCTGTTCGGGCTGGCCAAGGCGGCCATCATGCCCCTGCACAACTGGCTGCCCGGCGCCATGGTGGCCCCGACCCCCGTCTCGGCGCTGCTGCACGCGGTGGCGGTGGTCAAGGCGGGCGTGTTTTCGCTGAGCCGCGTCATGCTCTCGGGTTTCGGCGTGGACCTCCTGGACAAGCTGGGCCTTGGCATGGTCACGGCATACCTGGCGGCCTTCACCATCGTGGCCGCGTCGGTGATCGCGCTCACCAAGGACGACCTGAAGGCGCGGCTGGCCTACTCCACCGTCAGCCAGCTCTCCTACATCATCCTGGGCGTGGCGCTCCTGACGCCCATGGCGGTGTCCGGCGGGCTCACGCACATCGCTCACCATGCCTTTTCCAAGATCACGCTGTTCTTCGCCGCAGGAGCCATCTACGTGGCCGCGCACGTGAAGAAGATCAGCCTCATGGACGGGCTCGGGCGCAAGATGCCGTTCACCTTCGCGGCCTTCTCCCTGGCCAGCCTGTCCATGATCGGCGTGCCGCCCTCCTGCGGGTTCGCCAGCAAATGGATGCTGGCCGGAGGGGCGCTCCAGGCCGACAAGATGATCATCCTGATCGCCCTGGGAGCGTCCACGGTGCTGAACGCGGCCTATTTCACGCCCATCATCTACCGGGCCTTTTTCAAGGCGGCTCCGGCTGGCGCGGAGCACCACGGCGGCGAGGCCCCACTGACCATGGTGGTCCCCTTATCCGTGACGGCGCTCATCTCCATCTACCTGGGCCTGTTCCCGGAAACCTTCCTGCGCTTCGTGCAGACCTTCGGAGGCTACTGA
- a CDS encoding NADH-quinone oxidoreductase subunit NuoK: MNALALYQLVALGLLAVGLFGLFSRASLVGMLISVELMLNGAGLAVVAAGQLTPMPGEMSQATALFIMGLAAAESTLVLAIVYVVRKRFGSASSATPSELKG; encoded by the coding sequence ATGAACGCGCTGGCTCTGTATCAGCTGGTGGCCCTGGGCCTCCTGGCTGTGGGACTCTTCGGGCTCTTTTCGCGCGCAAGCCTAGTGGGCATGCTCATAAGCGTGGAACTGATGCTGAACGGCGCGGGGCTGGCCGTGGTGGCCGCAGGGCAGCTCACGCCCATGCCGGGCGAAATGTCGCAGGCAACGGCGCTCTTCATCATGGGTCTGGCGGCGGCGGAATCCACGCTGGTGCTGGCCATCGTGTACGTGGTGCGCAAGCGCTTCGGCAGCGCCTCCAGCGCCACACCATCGGAACTCAAGGGGTAG
- a CDS encoding complex I subunit 4 family protein — MTGHSGFPILTCLMVLPLAAALAVLLLRRESAVRGLTLAVGVLELLLSIPLYNFDPALPGFQFVEMRAWVPQWGMSYYLGLDGLSLFMVMLSVLLLPLCVLCSWTYIKIRVKEFHICLLVMTAACVGVFSALDLVLFYVFWEAMLVPMFLLIAVWGGPERRYASLKFFLYTLAGSTLLLVAIIAFKAVGGSFAIPELLGKDFPVAFQRWTFLAMALAFAIKVPMFPFHTWLPAAHVQAPSAGSVILAAVLLKMGTYGFMRFCLGLTPEASVFFAPLMIALSVASILYGGLTALGQTDLKRMVAYSSVGHMGFVTLGIFMFNIQGLSGALFQMLNHGITTGALFMMLGAAYERSHSREMADHLGMGKYLPAFMGMWGLFALSSLAFPGTNSFVGELLVLTGAFSTNLWAAFLSIPGAMLAAAYMLRATRSMAWGSPTTAKGWADLNRREWAALIPMAVLVLYLGFAPGLALRTIEPSLTRLLANMNRGTVKVVMTAPHGAPASAPTAPILAEAAR, encoded by the coding sequence ATGACCGGCCACAGCGGATTTCCCATATTGACCTGCCTCATGGTCCTGCCCCTGGCGGCGGCGTTGGCCGTCCTCCTCCTTCGGCGCGAATCCGCCGTCAGGGGTCTGACTCTGGCCGTGGGCGTGCTGGAGCTTCTCCTGAGCATCCCGCTCTACAATTTCGACCCCGCCCTGCCGGGCTTCCAGTTCGTGGAGATGCGCGCCTGGGTGCCGCAGTGGGGCATGAGCTACTACCTGGGCCTGGATGGGTTGAGCCTGTTCATGGTGATGCTCTCGGTGCTGCTTCTGCCGCTGTGCGTGCTGTGCTCCTGGACCTACATCAAGATCCGCGTGAAGGAGTTCCACATCTGCCTGCTGGTGATGACGGCGGCCTGCGTGGGCGTTTTTTCCGCGCTCGATCTGGTGCTGTTCTACGTGTTCTGGGAGGCCATGCTCGTCCCCATGTTCCTCTTGATCGCCGTGTGGGGTGGGCCTGAGCGACGCTACGCCTCGCTGAAATTCTTCCTGTACACCCTGGCGGGCAGCACGCTTTTGCTGGTGGCCATCATCGCCTTCAAGGCCGTGGGCGGCAGCTTCGCCATACCGGAACTGCTGGGCAAGGACTTCCCCGTGGCCTTCCAGCGCTGGACGTTTTTGGCCATGGCCCTGGCGTTCGCCATCAAGGTGCCCATGTTCCCGTTCCACACGTGGCTCCCGGCGGCCCACGTGCAGGCTCCGAGCGCGGGCAGCGTCATCCTGGCGGCGGTGCTCCTCAAGATGGGAACCTACGGCTTCATGCGCTTCTGCCTGGGGCTGACGCCTGAGGCCAGCGTGTTCTTCGCGCCGCTCATGATCGCCTTGTCCGTGGCCTCCATCCTGTACGGCGGGCTTACCGCCCTGGGCCAGACGGACCTGAAGCGCATGGTGGCCTATTCCTCCGTTGGACACATGGGCTTCGTGACGCTTGGCATCTTCATGTTCAACATCCAGGGGCTCTCCGGTGCGCTGTTTCAGATGCTCAACCACGGAATCACCACCGGCGCGCTGTTCATGATGCTGGGCGCGGCCTACGAGCGCAGCCACAGCCGCGAGATGGCCGACCATCTGGGCATGGGCAAGTACCTGCCCGCCTTCATGGGCATGTGGGGCTTGTTCGCGCTGTCCTCCCTGGCCTTTCCCGGCACCAACAGCTTCGTGGGCGAACTGCTGGTGCTCACCGGGGCCTTCTCCACCAACCTGTGGGCCGCCTTCCTGTCCATTCCCGGAGCCATGCTGGCCGCTGCCTACATGCTGCGCGCCACGCGCAGCATGGCCTGGGGATCGCCCACCACGGCCAAGGGATGGGCTGACCTGAACCGGCGCGAGTGGGCCGCCCTCATCCCTATGGCGGTCCTGGTGCTCTATCTGGGATTCGCTCCCGGACTGGCTCTGCGCACCATCGAGCCGTCGCTCACGAGGCTTTTGGCCAACATGAACCGGGGCACGGTCAAGGTCGTGATGACTGCGCCCCATGGCGCGCCTGCCAGTGCGCCAACAGCGCCCATACTCGCGGAGGCCGCCAGATGA
- a CDS encoding NADH-quinone oxidoreductase subunit J family protein, translating to MREFVVQVSFALYAAITLGGAVWAVTAKSLVRALLGLTISLMGVAALYVLIAAPFVALMQILIYVGAVVVLIFFAVMLTRAQSEVEEEGPKDVRRLWRSGAAGIGIAGLLAAACLKHGPTLTREAVEISPAKLGEVFMGTYVLGFEAISVVLFAAMAGAVLLAFQRRKGR from the coding sequence ATGCGTGAGTTCGTGGTTCAGGTCTCCTTCGCACTCTATGCGGCAATCACCCTGGGCGGGGCCGTGTGGGCCGTCACGGCCAAGAGCCTGGTCCGGGCGCTTCTGGGGCTTACCATCTCGCTCATGGGCGTGGCCGCGCTTTACGTGCTGATCGCAGCGCCCTTCGTGGCGCTCATGCAGATCCTCATCTACGTGGGCGCGGTGGTGGTGCTCATCTTCTTCGCGGTGATGCTCACCCGGGCGCAGTCCGAGGTCGAGGAAGAAGGCCCCAAAGACGTCAGGCGGCTGTGGCGAAGCGGTGCTGCCGGAATCGGCATCGCGGGCCTTCTGGCAGCAGCCTGCCTGAAGCACGGCCCCACGCTCACGCGCGAGGCCGTGGAGATCTCCCCGGCGAAGCTTGGCGAGGTGTTCATGGGCACCTACGTGCTCGGTTTCGAGGCCATCTCGGTGGTTCTTTTCGCGGCCATGGCCGGAGCGGTGCTCCTGGCCTTCCAAAGGAGGAAGGGACGGTGA
- a CDS encoding Na(+)/H(+) antiporter subunit D — protein sequence MTAESVAFVNPAWAFILLAAALPFLGRFSPWRSLTLIPPVLAIACAATLSIAVLDGPLLLTQVHWLGMTLTLGRVDKLCLVFVWVFAIQSLLAAVYSMDSKTPGEPAAAALHVGGAFGCLFAGDYLTLFIFWELTTLGSTLLIWLRRTDAALGAGYRYFLFHIFGGVLLLFGLILRAKATGSFAFEHLDVAALQYYDWLILGGFAVNAAVVPLHAWLSDAYPEASAMGAVYLCAFTTKTAVYVMARGFAGLETLTAFGAVMTLYAGIYALVENDARRALAYQTIAQVGFMVAGIGVGTELAINGACAHAFAHVVYKGLMFMTAGAVLTATGTSRLDKLGGLGARMPLVAACYLAAAASTSGLPLFSGFTTKSMTIAASSEYSAILGLALEVGALAAILGVGVRLPYLLFFGERRSEGELAPISNTAKLAMAAGAGLCLAVGAAPQALYAILPYPVAFAPYSSWSVLQALLLAGFAALAYLMAKPLLAPTPGRLHDFDGIYRLIGRAFYQLVSTPLAWVDAIWSEVYRTIGLNGLSFQARSAAVFDRKGIDTVVDGTAYTTARLGSLAASAQTGRLQQYLTASAVIAVAVFAIIWFS from the coding sequence ATGACAGCTGAGTCCGTGGCCTTCGTGAACCCGGCTTGGGCCTTCATCCTGCTGGCGGCGGCCCTGCCTTTCCTGGGACGCTTTTCGCCCTGGCGCTCACTGACGCTCATCCCGCCGGTGCTGGCCATCGCCTGCGCGGCAACGCTGAGCATCGCGGTGCTGGACGGCCCGCTGCTGCTGACCCAGGTCCACTGGCTGGGCATGACGCTGACGCTTGGGCGGGTGGACAAGCTGTGCCTGGTGTTCGTGTGGGTGTTCGCCATCCAGTCTCTGCTGGCTGCGGTCTATTCCATGGACTCCAAGACCCCCGGCGAGCCCGCAGCCGCCGCCTTGCATGTGGGCGGGGCCTTCGGGTGCCTGTTCGCGGGCGACTACCTGACCCTGTTCATCTTCTGGGAACTGACCACGCTGGGCTCCACGCTGCTCATCTGGTTGCGCAGAACCGACGCGGCCCTGGGCGCTGGCTACCGCTACTTCCTGTTCCACATATTCGGCGGCGTGCTCTTGCTGTTCGGCCTGATCCTTCGAGCCAAGGCCACGGGCAGCTTCGCCTTCGAGCACCTGGATGTGGCCGCGCTCCAGTACTACGACTGGCTTATCCTGGGCGGCTTCGCGGTGAACGCTGCCGTGGTGCCGCTGCACGCATGGCTGTCCGACGCCTACCCCGAGGCCTCGGCCATGGGCGCGGTGTACCTGTGCGCCTTCACCACCAAAACGGCGGTGTACGTGATGGCCCGGGGCTTCGCCGGACTCGAGACGCTGACAGCGTTCGGCGCGGTCATGACCCTGTACGCGGGCATCTACGCCCTGGTGGAGAATGACGCGCGCCGCGCCCTGGCCTACCAGACCATCGCCCAGGTGGGCTTCATGGTGGCGGGCATCGGCGTAGGCACGGAGTTGGCCATAAACGGCGCGTGCGCCCACGCCTTCGCCCACGTTGTCTACAAGGGCCTCATGTTCATGACCGCAGGGGCGGTGCTCACGGCAACGGGAACCAGCCGCCTGGACAAACTGGGCGGCCTTGGTGCTCGCATGCCCCTGGTGGCGGCGTGCTATCTGGCGGCTGCGGCCAGCACCTCCGGCCTGCCTCTGTTTTCGGGCTTCACCACCAAGTCCATGACCATCGCCGCTTCCAGCGAATACAGCGCGATCCTGGGCCTTGCCCTGGAAGTGGGCGCGCTGGCGGCCATCCTGGGGGTGGGCGTGCGCCTGCCGTATCTGCTCTTCTTCGGTGAGCGCAGAAGCGAAGGCGAGCTGGCCCCCATCTCCAATACGGCCAAGCTGGCCATGGCTGCCGGAGCCGGACTGTGCCTGGCCGTGGGCGCGGCCCCGCAGGCGCTGTACGCCATCCTGCCGTACCCCGTGGCCTTTGCCCCGTATTCCTCATGGAGCGTGCTCCAGGCCCTGCTGCTGGCCGGGTTCGCCGCGCTGGCCTACCTGATGGCCAAACCGCTGCTGGCCCCCACGCCGGGCCGCCTGCACGACTTCGACGGTATTTACCGCCTGATTGGCCGGGCCTTCTACCAGCTGGTCTCGACTCCGCTGGCCTGGGTCGACGCCATCTGGAGCGAGGTCTACCGGACCATCGGCCTGAACGGCCTGAGCTTCCAGGCCCGTTCGGCGGCGGTGTTCGACCGCAAAGGCATCGACACAGTAGTGGACGGCACAGCCTACACCACGGCCCGCCTGGGGAGCCTTGCAGCATCGGCCCAGACCGGACGTTTGCAGCAATACCTGACGGCCTCTGCGGTGATCGCCGTGGCGGTTTTCGCCATCATCTGGTTTTCGTAG